A portion of the Pseudomonas koreensis genome contains these proteins:
- a CDS encoding DUF6402 family protein produces MADTVVASSLTPASNKTGQSTAVRLFKVSDIPGAMDKMKWPVAAALMRHWFNGAPWGNASGGMETEEKERTRPVPDQYIEESIVKMNWVLTFKKPEETRQELKAAWNNAKAMPEIQTKIMRAFGNSAPGCYPLTFNGKGRAAEKFGYFNSRSVNFSQLGGGELDELRGALANFNMRVIAEGVVNVFDKKIVFVADRLGYYVEDNYDFSDGDDFVSQPLGYWNFDGVAGVLEASAQNMGIDQEMAAIGRSSVFGMSEVAQKQFFEAANRRYFLIQNKHFVAYREQFSKGGDFKLFSDIFYETIPPVSIELVKN; encoded by the coding sequence ATGGCAGACACCGTAGTAGCTTCCAGCCTGACTCCCGCGAGCAATAAAACGGGGCAGTCTACTGCTGTGCGGCTTTTCAAAGTCAGCGATATTCCCGGCGCGATGGACAAGATGAAATGGCCTGTTGCCGCGGCGTTGATGCGTCACTGGTTCAACGGTGCTCCTTGGGGCAATGCCAGCGGTGGAATGGAAACAGAAGAGAAAGAGCGCACACGACCAGTGCCCGACCAGTACATCGAAGAAAGTATCGTCAAGATGAACTGGGTTCTGACATTCAAAAAACCTGAAGAGACGCGACAAGAGCTCAAGGCTGCCTGGAATAACGCAAAGGCCATGCCCGAAATCCAAACGAAAATAATGCGTGCGTTTGGTAATTCCGCGCCTGGTTGTTATCCATTGACGTTCAACGGTAAAGGCCGAGCTGCGGAGAAGTTCGGTTACTTCAATTCGCGTTCAGTCAACTTCAGTCAATTAGGCGGTGGCGAACTGGACGAGCTGCGAGGGGCGTTGGCCAACTTCAACATGCGCGTGATTGCCGAGGGGGTGGTGAACGTCTTTGACAAGAAGATCGTATTCGTCGCCGATCGCCTGGGTTACTACGTCGAAGATAACTACGACTTCAGCGACGGCGATGACTTTGTCAGCCAACCGCTCGGCTACTGGAATTTTGACGGTGTCGCCGGAGTACTTGAGGCCAGTGCGCAGAATATGGGAATTGATCAGGAAATGGCTGCCATCGGGCGATCATCTGTCTTCGGCATGAGTGAAGTAGCGCAGAAGCAGTTCTTCGAGGCGGCGAACAGACGATATTTCCTGATTCAGAACAAACATTTCGTGGCCTATAGAGAACAGTTTTCCAAGGGCGGGGATTTCAAGCTCTTCTCCGATATTTTCTACGAAACGATCCCGCCGGTTTCCATTGAGCTGGTGAAGAACTGA
- a CDS encoding PAAR domain-containing protein gives MSGKPAARVSDPTACPLPGHGTNPIAAGSGDVFFDGLAAARQGDASACGGAMSGGLATTVLINGKPAATVDSVGDHGNKVTAGSGTVIIGNSHTPAPFVPPLPVEIQWPFDEHFVINCQDTGKPMAGVAYTLKTASGKIISGITGADGKTQKIHSAQAESVELLVEQQTEVLIG, from the coding sequence ATGTCTGGCAAACCCGCAGCACGCGTATCCGACCCTACCGCTTGCCCGCTCCCCGGCCACGGCACCAACCCGATCGCCGCCGGTTCCGGCGACGTATTCTTCGACGGCCTCGCGGCCGCCCGCCAAGGCGATGCCTCGGCATGTGGTGGTGCGATGTCGGGCGGTTTGGCGACCACGGTGTTGATCAACGGCAAACCTGCCGCGACGGTTGATTCGGTGGGGGACCATGGCAACAAGGTTACGGCTGGATCCGGCACGGTGATTATTGGCAATTCGCATACGCCGGCGCCGTTTGTGCCGCCGTTGCCGGTGGAGATTCAGTGGCCGTTTGACGAGCACTTTGTGATCAATTGCCAGGACACTGGCAAGCCGATGGCTGGGGTGGCATACACACTGAAAACCGCCTCGGGAAAGATCATCAGCGGGATTACCGGCGCTGATGGAAAGACCCAGAAAATCCATTCCGCTCAGGCTGAGTCTGTGGAATTGCTCGTTGAGCAACAAACCGAAGTGTTGATCGGCTGA
- the tssE gene encoding type VI secretion system baseplate subunit TssE, whose translation MDGYGSLFERLNGDAQLRKGNSLEACAMASVAAHLAKMLSTRAGSVQTLSDYGLPDLNDMRLSLHDSLSQARLAIENFIEAYEPRLSNVRVISLPRDHDQLRLAFSIEGLLEVEGFKRQVSFSARLDGSGQVKVT comes from the coding sequence ATGGACGGATACGGCAGCCTGTTCGAACGCCTCAACGGCGACGCACAACTACGCAAGGGCAACAGCCTTGAGGCTTGTGCCATGGCGTCAGTGGCTGCCCATCTGGCCAAAATGCTCAGCACCCGGGCCGGCAGCGTGCAAACGCTGTCCGACTACGGGTTGCCCGATCTCAATGACATGCGCCTGAGCCTGCACGACTCCCTGAGTCAGGCCCGTCTGGCCATCGAAAACTTCATCGAAGCCTACGAGCCGCGCCTGAGCAACGTGCGTGTCATCTCCCTGCCGCGTGACCACGATCAACTTCGCCTGGCCTTCAGTATCGAAGGCCTGCTGGAAGTCGAGGGTTTCAAGCGTCAGGTCAGTTTCTCCGCGCGCCTGGATGGCAGCGGTCAAGTCAAGGTCACCTAA
- the tssC gene encoding type VI secretion system contractile sheath large subunit: MSTSAAQEKSAASGEYSILDSIIAETRLTPDDEAYDIAKRGVSAFIEELLKPQNNGEPVKKAMVDRMIAEIDAKLSRQMDEILHHPDFQALESSWRGLQLLVDRTNFRENIKIEILNVSKEDLLDDFEDSPEVMQSGLYKHIYTAEYGQFGGQPVGAIIANYYMSPSSPDVKLMQYVASVSCMSHAPFIAAAGPKFFGLESFTGLPDLKDLKDHFEGPQFAKWQSFRTSEDSRYVGLTVPRFLLRNPYDPEENPVKSFVYKETVANSHEHYLWGNTAYAFGTKLTDSFAKFRWCPNIIGPQSGGAVEDLPLHHFESMGEIETKIPTEVLVSDRREYELAEEGFISLTMRKGSDNAAFFSASSVQKPKFFGISAEGKAAELNYKLGTQLPYMMIVNRLAHYLKVLQREQLGSWKERTDLELELNKWIRQYVADQENPSAEVRGRRPLRAAQVIVSDVEGEPGWYRVSLNVRPHFKYMGADFTLSLVGKLDKE; the protein is encoded by the coding sequence ATGAGCACTAGCGCAGCACAAGAGAAGAGCGCCGCCAGCGGCGAATACAGCATTCTCGACAGCATCATCGCCGAAACCCGTCTGACTCCGGACGACGAAGCCTACGACATCGCCAAGCGTGGCGTGTCGGCGTTCATCGAAGAGCTGCTCAAGCCGCAGAACAACGGTGAGCCGGTCAAGAAAGCCATGGTTGACCGCATGATCGCCGAGATCGATGCCAAGCTCAGCCGTCAGATGGACGAGATCCTGCACCACCCGGATTTCCAGGCGCTGGAATCGTCGTGGCGTGGTCTGCAGTTGCTGGTCGACCGCACCAACTTCCGCGAAAACATCAAGATCGAAATCCTCAACGTCTCCAAAGAAGACCTGCTCGACGATTTCGAAGATTCGCCGGAAGTCATGCAGTCGGGCCTGTACAAGCACATCTACACCGCTGAATACGGCCAGTTCGGTGGTCAGCCGGTTGGCGCGATCATCGCCAACTACTACATGTCGCCAAGCTCGCCAGACGTCAAGCTGATGCAGTACGTGGCCAGCGTTTCGTGCATGTCCCACGCGCCGTTCATCGCTGCCGCCGGGCCGAAATTCTTCGGTCTGGAAAGCTTCACCGGCCTGCCGGATCTGAAGGATCTGAAAGACCACTTCGAAGGTCCGCAATTCGCCAAATGGCAGAGCTTCCGTACTTCGGAAGACTCCCGTTACGTTGGCCTGACCGTGCCACGTTTCCTGCTGCGCAACCCGTACGATCCGGAAGAAAACCCGGTCAAGTCGTTCGTGTACAAGGAAACCGTTGCCAACAGCCACGAGCACTACCTGTGGGGCAACACGGCCTACGCGTTCGGCACCAAGCTGACTGACAGCTTCGCGAAATTCCGCTGGTGCCCGAACATCATCGGCCCACAGAGTGGTGGCGCGGTTGAAGACCTGCCTCTGCACCATTTCGAAAGCATGGGCGAAATCGAAACCAAGATTCCTACCGAAGTATTGGTTTCTGACCGTCGTGAATACGAACTGGCCGAGGAAGGCTTCATCTCCCTGACCATGCGTAAAGGCTCCGACAACGCGGCGTTCTTCTCCGCAAGCTCGGTGCAGAAGCCGAAGTTCTTCGGCATCAGCGCAGAAGGCAAGGCCGCAGAGCTGAACTACAAGCTCGGCACCCAACTGCCGTACATGATGATCGTCAACCGCCTGGCTCACTACTTGAAAGTGCTGCAGCGCGAGCAACTCGGTTCGTGGAAAGAACGTACCGACCTCGAGCTGGAACTCAACAAGTGGATCCGCCAGTACGTCGCCGACCAGGAAAACCCGAGCGCCGAAGTGCGTGGCCGTCGTCCGCTGCGCGCTGCGCAAGTGATCGTCAGCGACGTTGAAGGCGAGCCGGGCTGGTACCGCGTGAGCTTGAACGTGCGTCCGCACTTCAAGTACATGGGTGCCGATTTCACCCTGTCGCTGGTTGGCAAGCTGGACAAAGAGTAA
- the tssB gene encoding type VI secretion system contractile sheath small subunit, which translates to MAKEGSVAPKERINVTFKPATGGAQEEIELPLKLLAIGDYTHRKDERKIEDRKPISIDKMTFDEVLAKQELSLTMNVPNRLQEEGSTEELGVQLRVNSMKDFNPASLVEQVPELKKLMELRDALVALKGPLGNAPAFRKAIEGVLADDESRGRVLGELGLNAAAPDA; encoded by the coding sequence ATGGCCAAAGAAGGCTCGGTAGCCCCCAAGGAACGCATCAACGTCACCTTCAAACCCGCCACCGGCGGTGCTCAGGAAGAGATTGAACTGCCGCTGAAACTGCTGGCAATCGGTGACTACACCCACCGCAAGGACGAGCGCAAGATCGAAGATCGCAAGCCGATCAGCATCGACAAGATGACCTTCGACGAAGTGCTGGCCAAGCAAGAGCTCAGCCTGACGATGAACGTGCCGAACCGTCTGCAGGAAGAGGGCAGCACTGAAGAGCTGGGCGTGCAACTGCGCGTCAATTCGATGAAGGACTTCAACCCGGCCAGCCTGGTCGAGCAAGTGCCTGAGCTGAAAAAACTGATGGAACTGCGCGATGCGCTGGTGGCCCTCAAAGGCCCGCTGGGTAACGCACCTGCGTTCCGTAAAGCGATCGAAGGCGTGCTCGCCGACGACGAATCCCGCGGTCGCGTACTCGGTGAGCTGGGCCTGAACGCCGCAGCCCCGGACGCCTGA
- the tssA gene encoding type VI secretion system protein TssA has product MSYSSKLSAHYLELAKVSVSKENFAGEDVRFSSEFEALESELAKASSMHESGQIDWLKIRENSENLLRTQSKDLRVGAWLTWSLYQRESFPGLLAGLGLLHHLSENHWADVHPLKPRTRAAAIGWLVPRLEQVITENIAIKEQLPMFRQLSEHLAGLEAACTEHLGDDAPLLLPISRRLKTMIQRAADNQPAPGVVGAAVAQVKQAASQLLTPGAPIDNERDAHKALRAQQESARPLCAWWLKQKATDLRALRLNRTLLWMTIDAVPERNAEQITVLRGLPLEKLKLYQDRFDQGKYADLLVELEASLAKAPFWFDGQRMVWECLQNLNAELAMREVEIHFALLIQRLPGIIELRFHDGAPFADPSTRAWIAANVMPHLQSASAPRKVESENVETQPAWEKALEDVQPILRKEGLKPAVQILKQGLQSAFGGRERFFWQFALARLCFLAKKYELAKNQLETLDQTLLDSGLHAWEPELALQVLHLLHSCCELLPQNHAVRERKEEIYRRLCHLDLEVVLE; this is encoded by the coding sequence ATGTCCTACTCAAGCAAACTTTCCGCCCATTACCTCGAACTCGCAAAAGTCTCTGTTTCCAAAGAGAATTTCGCGGGCGAAGACGTTCGTTTCTCGAGCGAATTCGAGGCGCTGGAAAGTGAGCTGGCCAAGGCTTCGTCGATGCACGAGAGCGGGCAGATCGACTGGCTGAAAATCCGCGAAAACAGCGAAAATCTGCTGCGTACCCAATCCAAGGATCTGCGTGTCGGCGCTTGGCTGACCTGGTCGCTGTACCAGCGCGAATCCTTCCCCGGGCTGCTCGCCGGCCTCGGTCTGCTGCACCATCTGTCGGAAAACCACTGGGCCGACGTCCACCCGCTCAAACCCCGCACCCGCGCCGCTGCGATCGGCTGGCTGGTGCCGCGTCTCGAGCAGGTCATCACCGAAAACATTGCGATCAAAGAGCAGTTGCCGATGTTCCGGCAGCTCTCCGAGCACCTGGCCGGTCTCGAGGCTGCGTGCACCGAACACCTGGGCGATGACGCGCCGCTGCTGCTGCCGATCTCCCGCCGCCTGAAAACCATGATTCAGCGCGCCGCCGACAACCAGCCGGCACCCGGCGTGGTGGGCGCGGCGGTGGCGCAGGTCAAGCAGGCCGCGAGTCAGTTGCTCACGCCCGGCGCGCCGATCGACAACGAACGCGATGCGCACAAGGCCCTGCGCGCCCAGCAGGAAAGCGCCCGGCCGTTGTGCGCCTGGTGGCTGAAGCAGAAGGCCACCGACCTGCGCGCCCTGCGCCTGAACCGTACGCTGCTGTGGATGACCATCGACGCGGTGCCCGAGCGCAACGCCGAGCAGATCACCGTGCTGCGCGGCCTGCCGCTGGAAAAACTCAAGCTCTATCAGGACCGTTTCGATCAGGGCAAATACGCCGACCTGCTGGTGGAACTGGAGGCGAGCCTGGCGAAGGCGCCATTCTGGTTCGATGGCCAGAGGATGGTCTGGGAATGTCTCCAGAACCTCAACGCCGAGCTGGCCATGCGCGAAGTGGAAATCCACTTCGCGCTTTTGATTCAGCGCCTGCCGGGCATCATCGAGTTGCGCTTCCATGACGGCGCGCCGTTCGCCGATCCGTCCACCCGGGCGTGGATCGCCGCCAACGTCATGCCGCACCTGCAAAGCGCCAGCGCGCCGCGCAAGGTCGAAAGCGAAAACGTCGAAACCCAGCCGGCCTGGGAAAAAGCCCTCGAGGACGTCCAGCCGATCCTGCGCAAGGAAGGTTTGAAACCCGCCGTGCAGATTCTCAAGCAGGGTTTGCAATCAGCCTTCGGCGGGCGCGAACGCTTTTTCTGGCAGTTCGCCCTCGCGCGGCTGTGCTTCCTGGCCAAGAAATACGAACTGGCCAAGAACCAGCTCGAAACCCTCGATCAGACATTACTGGACTCAGGCCTGCACGCCTGGGAGCCGGAGCTTGCATTGCAAGTGCTGCACCTGCTGCACAGTTGCTGCGAGTTGTTGCCGCAGAACCATGCCGTACGTGAACGCAAGGAAGAGATTTATCGCAGGCTGTGCCACCTCGACCTCGAAGTGGTACTCGAATAG
- the tssI gene encoding type VI secretion system tip protein TssI/VgrG produces MFGKGHCAPFSLHIPTIRHDFKVLAFTGTEAISQLYALRIELVSEHADIDLESLLSRPAFLQFGFAGEGIHGRIDNVMLGESGKRLTRYELTLVPALHYLQLSHDQRIFQQLTVPQIIAQVLKGHGIQPDDFTFNVTVGEPREYCTQYGESDFLFIQRLCAEEGIAWHHQHSIDRHLLVFGDSPVFVRKLGTTAFRADSGMVAEYPVVNHLTMGFNTRTSTVTRRDYDLKRPTLLLENRFTAEFTPALEDYRYPLLMKSEKHGKQLARQALERHRSDYQWIEGKSNQPILRSGHLFELSEHPRADCNELWLLVSLGHEGKQPAVLEEAFSSEAKPADGFSQGYRNTFRAIPAELVYRPPLPAPRPLLVCQTARVTGPPGEEIFCDEYGRVRVEFHWDRAERNSEKSSCWLRVASSWAGDGFGAVTIPRIDMEVVVTFQEGDPDQPLITGCVANKVNGVAHPLPASKTRTVLRSQSSPRNGGYNELSIEDRAGQEKIYLRAQRDLEQLILNDSRSLITRDRHEHVGNDSTSLIEGKDSRTHQGLRSTVINADDLLQVSGTSSQTLGALVIQAGRQAHVTASNVVIDAGMSLTLSAGGHHIVINAGGIFSSVPIVQGGAPLAGLAPLQPLQVEAGLAAPISATPLSIISSARQQAADFCPLCEACAAGQCELGEVA; encoded by the coding sequence ATGTTCGGCAAAGGCCACTGCGCGCCATTCTCACTGCACATCCCGACCATTCGCCACGACTTCAAGGTGCTTGCATTCACTGGCACAGAAGCGATCAGTCAGCTCTACGCGCTTCGCATCGAGCTGGTGAGCGAGCACGCAGATATCGATCTGGAAAGCCTGCTCAGCCGGCCCGCATTCCTGCAGTTCGGGTTTGCCGGCGAAGGCATCCACGGGCGAATCGACAACGTCATGCTCGGCGAATCAGGCAAGCGCCTGACCCGTTATGAGCTGACACTGGTACCGGCGCTGCATTATCTGCAACTGAGCCACGACCAGCGGATTTTCCAGCAGCTGACAGTGCCGCAGATCATTGCGCAAGTGCTCAAAGGGCATGGCATCCAGCCCGATGACTTCACATTCAATGTCACCGTCGGCGAGCCACGTGAATACTGCACGCAGTATGGCGAAAGCGACTTCCTGTTCATTCAGCGCCTGTGCGCCGAAGAGGGTATTGCCTGGCATCACCAGCATTCGATCGACAGGCACTTACTGGTGTTCGGCGACAGCCCGGTGTTCGTGCGCAAATTAGGTACGACAGCCTTTCGGGCGGATAGCGGCATGGTCGCCGAATACCCGGTGGTCAACCACCTGACCATGGGCTTCAACACGCGTACCAGCACCGTCACCCGCCGCGACTATGACCTCAAGCGCCCCACCCTGCTGCTGGAAAACCGCTTCACCGCAGAATTCACGCCGGCTCTCGAGGACTATCGCTATCCACTGTTGATGAAGTCCGAGAAGCACGGCAAACAGCTGGCGCGTCAGGCCTTGGAGCGCCACCGCAGCGACTATCAATGGATTGAAGGCAAAAGCAATCAGCCGATTTTGCGCAGCGGTCACCTGTTCGAGCTGAGCGAACATCCCAGGGCCGACTGCAACGAGTTGTGGTTGTTGGTCAGTCTTGGTCACGAAGGCAAGCAACCGGCGGTGCTCGAAGAGGCTTTCAGCAGCGAGGCGAAACCTGCCGATGGTTTTTCCCAAGGCTATCGCAATACCTTCAGGGCCATTCCCGCAGAGCTGGTTTACCGTCCGCCTTTGCCCGCGCCAAGACCCTTGCTGGTCTGCCAGACCGCTCGCGTTACCGGGCCTCCCGGAGAAGAGATCTTCTGTGATGAATACGGCAGGGTTCGTGTCGAGTTTCATTGGGATCGCGCTGAACGCAACAGCGAAAAAAGCAGCTGCTGGTTACGCGTAGCCTCCAGTTGGGCAGGTGACGGATTCGGCGCGGTGACCATTCCCCGGATCGACATGGAAGTGGTCGTGACCTTCCAGGAAGGCGACCCGGACCAACCGCTGATTACCGGCTGCGTTGCCAACAAGGTCAATGGCGTCGCTCATCCCTTGCCAGCGAGCAAAACCCGCACGGTATTACGCAGCCAGAGCTCGCCGCGCAATGGCGGCTACAACGAACTGTCGATCGAGGATCGCGCCGGGCAGGAGAAGATCTACCTGCGCGCGCAGCGTGATCTGGAGCAGTTGATCCTCAACGACAGCCGCAGCCTGATCACTCGCGACCGCCATGAGCATGTCGGCAATGACAGCACCAGTCTCATCGAGGGCAAGGATTCGCGCACTCATCAAGGACTGCGCAGCACAGTAATCAACGCCGACGACTTGTTGCAGGTCAGCGGCACCAGCAGCCAGACCTTGGGCGCTCTGGTGATCCAAGCCGGTCGGCAGGCGCATGTCACGGCAAGCAACGTGGTGATCGATGCCGGCATGAGCCTGACGCTGTCAGCGGGCGGTCATCACATCGTGATCAATGCCGGCGGGATTTTCAGCAGCGTGCCCATCGTCCAGGGCGGCGCGCCACTGGCGGGTCTCGCACCGCTACAGCCGCTGCAGGTTGAGGCTGGTCTGGCTGCTCCAATCAGTGCCACACCGCTGTCGATCATCAGCAGTGCGCGCCAGCAGGCAGCGGATTTTTGCCCGCTGTGCGAAGCCTGCGCAGCGGGTCAGTGCGAGCTGGGAGAAGTCGCATGA
- a CDS encoding DUF4123 domain-containing protein yields MSPVEQWLHAQSRAGCDLYLMLDSDRQSSEHAALTRDLGTDQFRPLYTGTPAESLVPTGPLLLHIDTAQHPAIQTLLATPERNWGWLASAHNVELDALAAHWRDRLITGERPNQAVYRVHDNRVLGRALAHLQPEHRAAFLGPFNSVCYWHAERWNAIDNPDPGHHPLPMDPPWLHTPTPELIYANVLFDNTRRYLVGEHTEAMATLAEQLDVDEWLWGLIQLTHLWGWQQPEQVHFLLTHSLQLPGYRPGKSWLPKPGEDPAMHFERVYQEALYWQGEVGR; encoded by the coding sequence ATGAGCCCGGTCGAACAATGGTTGCACGCTCAGTCCCGCGCTGGCTGCGATCTGTATCTGATGCTCGACAGCGACAGGCAAAGCTCAGAGCACGCTGCGTTGACCCGCGACCTCGGTACCGACCAGTTTCGCCCGCTCTACACCGGCACGCCGGCCGAGTCGCTGGTGCCGACCGGCCCGCTGCTGTTGCACATCGATACGGCGCAGCATCCCGCCATCCAGACCTTGCTTGCCACGCCCGAGCGCAATTGGGGCTGGCTGGCCAGTGCCCATAACGTCGAACTTGACGCGCTGGCGGCGCATTGGCGTGATCGCCTGATAACCGGTGAACGTCCGAATCAGGCGGTGTACCGCGTGCATGACAACCGGGTTCTGGGACGTGCGCTGGCGCACCTGCAACCCGAGCACCGCGCCGCGTTTCTCGGGCCATTCAACAGCGTCTGCTATTGGCACGCAGAGCGATGGAACGCCATCGACAACCCGGACCCCGGCCACCATCCGCTGCCGATGGATCCGCCGTGGCTGCACACGCCGACCCCGGAACTGATCTACGCCAACGTGCTGTTCGACAACACCCGCCGTTACCTGGTCGGCGAACACACCGAAGCCATGGCCACGCTGGCCGAACAGCTCGACGTCGATGAGTGGTTGTGGGGCCTGATTCAACTGACGCACTTGTGGGGCTGGCAACAACCGGAGCAAGTGCATTTCTTGCTGACCCACAGTTTGCAATTACCGGGATATCGCCCAGGCAAATCATGGCTGCCCAAACCCGGTGAAGATCCGGCGATGCATTTTGAGCGGGTATATCAGGAAGCGTTGTATTGGCAGGGAGAGGTAGGTCGATGA